One Punica granatum isolate Tunisia-2019 chromosome 3, ASM765513v2, whole genome shotgun sequence genomic window carries:
- the LOC116200397 gene encoding uncharacterized protein At1g24485-like, with amino-acid sequence MYTDENSIPWTGDADFMQIGFPKVVPSINVNDNLPLPMRTLRVFPNSDNYLIWKKYCYSIDIGTAGSDLVRILVRASFYYGNYDGLSNPPSFELMFDGNYWTKVQTTLDNKPLSYETIYVVKAKATNICIAQREPGMNPFISTLEVCRLRYTMYNAVPANYALFAMARGAFGSNKTIRYPDDTYDRIWFEVPSANAVTSDAPSITTGTTYNEPPMAIMQKAITGSNLSFWVPDPSAFNVYMYLYFSEVTSLSAGETRSFLLYRDKILMSAHRISPPYESVLELSYTNLYLSNDTKFYLVPTANSTLPPILNAMETYSLSQELNEGTDPNDGEYIIMHDWISLFSFKG; translated from the exons ATGTACACTGATGAGAATTCCATTCCTTGGACTGGGGATGCCGACTTCATGCAGATTGGATTCCCCAAAGTTGTGCCTTCGATCAATGTTAATGATAATCTGCCACTCCCTATGAGGACGCTGAGGGTATTCCCGAATTCGGACAATTACCTTATTTGGAAAAAGTACTGTTATTCGATAGATATAGGCACTGCAGGCTCAGACTTGGTGCGGATTCTAGTTCGAGCGAGCTTCTATTACGGAAATTATGATGGACTATCGAACCCCCCCTCTTTCGAACTTATGTTTGATGGCAACTACTGGACCAAAGTGCAGACAACCTTAGATAATAAGCCCCTCTCTTACGAGACAATATACGTGGTCAAGGCCAAGGCCACAAACATATGCATTGCTCAAAGAGAACCGGGGATGAATCCTTTCATATCCACGCTCGAAGTGTGCAGGTTGCGTTACACGATGTACAATGCCGTCCCTGCAAATTATGCGTTGTTTGCCATGGCAAGGGGTGCTTTTGGAAGTAATAAGACCATCAG GTATCCAGACGATACTTATGACCGGATATGGTTCGAGGTGCCCAGCGCCAATGCAGTCACGAGCGATGCCCCATCGATCACAACGGGAACTACTTACAATGAACCTCCCATGGCCATCATGCAAAAAGCGATCACTGGAAGCAATTTAAGCTTCTGGGTACCCGACCCCTCTGCATTCAATGTGTACATGTACTTGTACTTCTCCGAAGTAACTTCCCTATCAGCAGGTGAGACACGATCATTCCTGCTTTACAGGGACAAGATCCTTATGAGCGCACACCGCATCAGCCCTCCGTATGAGTCTGTGCTTGAACTGTCCTACACTAACTTATATCTTTCCAACGACACCAAATTCTATTTGGTACCAACTGCGAATTCCACTCTCCCTCCCATCCTCAATGCCATGGAGACCTATTCCCTTAGCCAGGAACTGAACGAAGGGACCGATCCAAATGATGGTGAGTATATTATTATGCATGACTGGATATCGTTATTCTCG TTCAAGGGTTAG